DNA from Dasypus novemcinctus isolate mDasNov1 chromosome 19, mDasNov1.1.hap2, whole genome shotgun sequence:
ccggGGCTTAGGGGGCCGGGGTCAGGGGTCGCCCGCATTTCCCGCGGCTCCATTCAGCCGCGCGCCGCCCGTTCCCCCTGCCACATCGCGTTTCCCCGACAAAGGCTCGGCCAGGGACGGGCGGGGCGACAGGCCCTGGGAAAGCCGGCCCTGTCCCCTCCGGGGGCGTCTGTGCCCGCGTAGCCCCCTGCCCCCGGGAAACGGCCGTCATGGGGAAGGGGGGGCGTGCCCGTGCCACAgccggggaaactgaggctggccGAGCGGGCCCTGCGGGCGCCCGGGCTCCGCGGCGTCCCCGCAGCgctggggccggggcgggggctcgGGCGCGGGGGGCGGCGTCCGTggcggccggggggcgggggtcGGGCTGCGGACAAAGGCGGGCGGCCGCCCGCGGGGCCGCGTTCCGCTCGTCAGCTCCGGTTCCACTTGAGTCCACCCAGGACAGGCCTGGATAATCCCTCCCGCGGCCGCTGCTGGGCCGTGACGGCTTGACGGGACCTGAGTGACGGCCGGGCGGAGGGGGGGTTCGCCGGGGCCCCCCGAGTCCCTCCCGGCCCCTCCCGGCCCCACCCAGGGCTGAGCACGGCCACGCGCCGTCGCCGTGTCCACaagggggaaactgagtcacTCGGGGGGCAGGCACAGCCGCCCGCTCGCACAGCCCAGGTTCTGGGGTCACCGTGGCCGGGACCCCCACCCTCTCCCGGGGTTCCAGCCTCGCCCCGGGCCTGCAGGGCCCTCGGGGCCCGGCCGCCTCACTGCGGTCGCGCCTCCTGTCCGCGGCGAGCACCTGGGCGGCAGGTGAGGCAGGGGCCTGGCCGGGAGCCAGGCGGGCGGCTGGGGGGGAGCCGGCAGGTGCAGGACAAGCCAAGCGCctcgggctggggagggggcggcgcgCCGGCCCCCTCCCCATGCACCTGAGCACCTggcaggcaggggagggttccggcaggtgggggaggagggggcggcgggATGGGAGGGGCCGCGTCGGGGCGACAGCCCCCCGGGAGAGCTGGCCTTCGGGGTGGGCCCCGGGGTCCGCCGTGGGCCTGGGCGCACCCCCTCTCGGCCGCCGCGCAGCCCAGGTGTCGGGCGTGGCAAACAGCAGGTGCTCATAAAGGCCTCTGGAGGCCAGGGAGGAACGCGGCAGCTCTGGGGGGCCCCGAGTGCCCGTGGAGGGCGTAGGCTCGTACTGGGGCCCCCTCCAGAGCCCCCGCGCCGGCCCCCTGGCAGGAGAGGCCACCCGGGTTTGCGGCCCGGGGCGGGGAGGCAGCCGGGCTCCTGCGCCGGGTCTgggcctgcctcagtttccccaactccCCAGGGGTCACTGGCCTCAGCAGAGGGAGGCCCTGCTCTCTGCTCCAGCCCCCCCGAGCCCGCCCCCCCGGGGTCCCGCTCCGCTAATCTGCCGCCGgcctgtgcctcggtttcccctccCCGAGGCCTAATGCCCGATTGTCGGAAGCCGGTTTTACGTCCATTTAGAGGCTTTTCAGCGCCGCGGGCTGCGCTGACCCGTAATGGAAAACGCCTTCTCCGCCGGGCAGCCAGGCCCCCTCCGCCAGGGGGGCCCCCAGGGCTGCGGTGCCCAGCGGGGGTCTCCCCGGCGAGCGTCCCCACGGCCTGGGAGGGGGCCGCGCTCTCGCCGGGGCTCAAGGGGCCCCTGGGACGTCCAGCGGGCAGCGGCCTCGGACCCCGGCTGCGGCCCCAGGTCCTGGGCTCAGAAccggcccctgccccagcccccgccTGCTGGGACGTTCACGGAGAGACTGGGGGGCCTGTCCCCACCCCGTGGCTGTGGGTCGCCGACAGGGTGAATTACCTCGGCCTGTCTGTGCGTTTTAATTTGAAGACTGACCGGCAGGCCCCGCGCCCCCAGGCGTGCCCCCGTGGCCCCCTCGTCTGGGCGAGGCTggaccccgccgccccgcccTGCGTGAACGTTGGAGAGGGATGCCGGCGCCTCCGGCTCGCCCCGTTGGTAAGAACGAGCACTTGACTTGGAGTCCACTCATTCAGTCACTCTGCAAACATCTGGTCCGAGCCTCACCCCGTTTCCTGGAGGAGCAACCTGAGCCTGCAAGGGCCTCCTCGGGGGGCGGCAGAGGCGGCCCGGGGACCCGCTggtgccccctcccccactgaCCGGCTCGAGGTGCTGGGTGGGCAGGGCTGGAGACGCAGGGTGCGCAGGAAGGGGGCAGAGCAGCCCCCAGGGGCCCAGAGCCCCCCTCCTCTCCTGGGCTCAGCCTTCTTCCAGCCGCCCCCTTGGCCGCAGTCAGCCCTGGGTGAATAAAAGGCCCATGTTTCCAGAACATTCCGACAGCCTCTGCGCCTCTGCGCACGTGGGTCCCGCCCGGAGCAGCCTCTGGTGTCTCCCCAGCCCCTCGCCCTCCCTGCGCCGCTCCCGGccgtggggctgggggctgggcctgAGGAGGGGCCAGGGCCACAGGGGCCCCTGCCCGGCCCGTGCTGGGGTCGGGGGTCCTGGGAGCGTGCAGGGCCGCCCCCCGGGGGCCAGGGCTCAACCCCACCAAGGGAGCCAAGGGCACTGGAGCGCAGGGCAGGCAGGCCCGGGGGGAGGTCTGAGGGGGGAGGCTCGCCCCGCCTTGGGGGTCTGAGGGGGGAGGCATACCATGCCCTGGGGGTCTGAGGGGGGAGGCATACCATGCCCTGGGGGTCTGAGGGGGGAGGTATGCCCCGCCTTGGGGGTCTGAGGGGGGAGGCATACCATGCCCTGGGGGTCTGAGGGGGGAGGCTCGCCCCGCCCTGGGGGTCTGAGGGGGGAGGCTAGCCCTGCTCTGGGGGTCTGAGGGGGGAGGCATGCCCTCCCTGGTGTTCTGAGGGGGGAGGCATGCCCTGACCCGGGGTCTGAGGGGGGAGGCTCGCCCTGCCCTGGGGGTCTGAGGGGGGAGGCTAGCCCTGCCCTGGTGTTCTGAGGGGGGAGTCATGCCCTGACCCGGGGTCTGAGGGGGGAGGCTCACCCCGCCCTGGGAGTCTGAGGGGGTAGGCATGCCCTGTCCTGGGGGTCTGAGGGGGAGGCATGCCCCGTCCTGGGGGTCTGAAGGGGGAGGCACCACCGTAGTGGACAGACGCCCCCTTCCTGGAGGTCTGAGAGTGGAGGCAGGGAGTTTGGGGTGAGGGGCAATGCTCTGCCCCAAACTCTAGGGGTCTGAGGGCACAGGTCTCCCcttgggaggggcaggggtgggctgAGAGGTCACAGCCCTGTGGGGGGGCGATGAGGAGACAAGACCCCGCCCTGGGGGCTGAGGGGGGAGGCAGGGCTTGTCTCCCGGGGCAGCCACTGGGGTCCCGGGGAGCCTCAGGAGCCCCCAGCCAGtgcccccaggcccctgcccttGGCAGGACCCCACCTCCCTTCAGGATCCCAGGCCGGAAGAGGCACCGCGCGATACCCACCCCGGCCGCTCGGTGGCCTGGGCCCGCCtgtggggcgggggccggggggctcCTGCTCTCGCAGCAGCAGGCGGCCCCTCTGCGTGTCCATGGGGGCGGGTGGGGGAGCAGGGTGCCCCCTGAGGGTCCAGGGCCGCCGGGTGCGGGCCAGGCGGGAGCCCGGGGCGTGTGCTCCTTCACACGCGTGTGTGCACGTGAGGCCGGCGCCAAGCCCGTGGGAGACGCCGTCCCCTGGCCACGGCCCAGCCTGGGGTGGGCCGACCGAGGGGGGCGTGGCGGGAACGGCCCCCGCCTGGACgtcaggggcctgtgggaagggCCCGCGCGGCTTGTTCAGAGGCCCCGGGGCCAGCGGGGCCGCGCCCAGGCGGCGTTGACCCGCAGGAGCCGCTTGCGCTAAACACCCAGGGGTCCGTCCACTGGCCAGCTGGGGTCCCCCAGACGACGGGGCGTAAAAGGGGTCCAGGCCCCGACACAGGCGCTGTCCGCGTCCACTCTCGTGACGTGCCCAGAGCGGGTCGACGCGCCCGGGAAGGCGGGCGGCGTGCCGGGcgctgcggggggtgggggcgctgGCGGGCGCGGGGCTCTCTCTGGGGTGGCGGGAGCGTCCGGGCGGGACTAGAGCTTGTAAACGTCCGCTGACCGCGAGCCGCCCCTCGCGTGGGGGGGCGGCGACAACCACAGCCCGCCAGCGCCCGCTGGAAAACGACGGAGTCCAAGCGAGCGGCTGGCGCCCGGGCCCCGCCTCCCTGCGGCGTTTTCTCATTCCAGCCCTGGGGCGCGCGGGGGCCTCGGGGTGCTTCTCCAGGGAGCCGGGGGGCCTCTGCCCGGCGGCCCCATCAGGAGGTGGCCCCCGTCGCCGCGCCCAGCAGGGCCGCCTTCCTAGCTGAGCGCGCCGGGATGCCTGTGTCACCGCACCTCCGCGTCGGtccagcctctctgtgcctcggtttcctccgcCCGGGGCGAGGGGTACTGGCCCCTGGGACCCCAGCAGCCACAGGCACGTCTCGTGCAAAACCGGAAGGGGACGGAGACGACTGGGCAGGAGGGTAAACTGAGTCACACAGTGGAGGACAGAGACCGTGGAGGTGCCCTGGGACTCCGGTGGATTCTAAGAGGCCGGCCCTGGCGCCCAGGGAGCCCACATGCCCAGTTAATGTGCACCTGCCGTGTACCCAGAACTGGCCAGCCCTGCTCGCTCCttcctcccagcagccccaggaggCGAGCAGGGACCGGTCCCTGGTCCCCAAAACAGGGTCAAAGAACCCAGAGCCACCGGACCGGGGGCGGGGCCGGAATTCCCCCTACACAgccccccctccccacagcctcAGGCCCTCCCAGGCGGTCCGAGGGCCCCAGATGCACACCAGCCTTTGGGGTTTCTgctcattttattataaaaaaatacagaatccAAACTTGATGGTgatggagtggggggaggggggcgtcGCCAGCTCCGGGCGTGGCGACAGGGCCCACCCACACTGCGCCTCCAGAGGCCCCCTGGGGCGGCTCGAGCCCTCTGCTTGCGCTGGCTGTacacaatatatatttatatagaatatatagaaaacACAGGGTCAGGAGGGGCGGCAGAAACGAAGAATCCATATAAACGCGCTGAGGACGGCGCCGCAGCGTCTCCGGCGGGTCCCTCGCGGTGGCGGCTCCCCGCCCCCACCTTCGgttgtcctttttttccttttccttagaaAGGTCACGAGCTCGGAGGGCTGGGGGCTCCGACGGACGCAACGAGCTTATTGCTGAGTGCAGCGTCTACTCTAAGTCCATCCCATCCCCCCACCAAAATAAAAGACCCCGATGAAgggagtggacaaagaaaaagaagtttcCAGTCCGTCCTCAGGAATACGTTAAAAATGAGTCACGGTGCATACCGCGGGCTCTATTTACAGGAACGTCTTCTTGGCCCCGGAGACGGttgggggaggctgggggcacATGGGGGGCTCGCTGGCATCGGCCGAAGCGGTTCATAAGACGGGGGGTACTCTGGCGCCAGGGGGTGGCGGGGGGCTCGACGGTGGTGCCTTTGGTGAGGCGTCGTGGGTTTCCATGTCCGAGACGgttgtggggggcagggggggcgggtggggggctggggtccCTGGGCCAGGGCAGGTGCTCACCCCCCCCTCCAGCTCAGACCTGCCTGCCCCGGGGCACCGGGGGCTCCACGGGGCTCCAGCACCCCGCAGACCGGGCGCCGAGCAAACGCCCGGAGCaggcgcccccccgccccccacaggGCGCCAGGGACCCCCGCCCCACCAGCGCCACTTCCTTCCCGAAGCCACCGGCGGCACCggggaataaattaaattaaactcGTCTTTCCAGCCCAACcaggaaaatacacaaaaaccACAAAAGCCTCGGCGGGTTCCGAGCCCCGCACCCCGACGAGGAGACGGCCCGAGGGGCCCCACTGGCACCCAGGCCCTCCTCGGCTGGTCTCCGGAGATGCGGGTCCCTATTTGGTCTCAGAGGTGGGGGGCCCGGGTGCATCCAGGTGAGGTGGCCAGGTGGGGCGTCCAGGTGGGTGTCCAGGTGGGCGTCCAGGCGGGCATCCAGGTGGCAGCCGGGCGGGGCAGGCGCCTGCAGGCCGGGACTAGGAGCCCAGGAGGGTCCAGAGCATGGGGACGGAGCTGAGCAGGAGGCGGCCCCCGGCCAGGCCGCTGCACGAGCTGTTGCTGGTGAAGACGGGCTCGGGGGCCTCGTACAGGGTCTCGTCTGGGGGCAGAGATGGGGGCTCAGGTGCGGCCGCCCCGCCCGGGCCCCGGGGCGCCTCGTGGCCGCAGAGGCTTCTGGGGGCCCCGCCCCCTGGCCGCAGTCCCCACGTGCCCTCTCGGCGTGGCCCCGATCCCCCGCCCCACGGAGCACGGGGGCCCCGGGAGCTCCGCCCGTCCTGGCGGTCTCGGGGGCCCTCGGGCACAGGCGGTCAGCGGACGCCCACAAAGCGCGCGTGGCGCCGCATTAAGGCGCGAGGCCGCCGGGAGCCCGTGTCTGAGGCCGAGCACACGGGCCCTCCTGGGGGGGGGCTCCCCGGCACCCCCCCCCCCTGGATGGGGGCTTTACGGGCTGTCGGGgcacagccttggggagggggctggcccCGGACCCCAGCTTCAGGCTGCACTCGTGGTCCTGCAGCCTCCGCCTTGGAGGCTCAAAAtcttgcagatggggaaactgaggctcaaggagCAGGGCCCGCCCAGCCACTGCGGAGGCTGGGGGCCTCCTGCGGCCGTGCTCTGGCCCCTGACGCGTCTGCCCCGCTGGCCGCCGTGGGCTGAGGGCACTGCAGTGGGGTGCACACCCTGCCCCCGCCCCAACACTTACTGGTCGGTCGTACATACACCTTCAGCCTCAGGCAGGGCCGGTCCACGGCATTGGGCGGCGTGGCCGCTGGAAAAGAGGGGATGGGGGTTAGTGGGTCAGCCTCCCGAGCCTGTACGCACACACCTCGCACTTGGGACCCAGCCATAAAACTTCTAATCACATGTCAAAACCCCAGACAGAGTGCCCCCTTTCTCCCAACACTTCTCCCTACCCCTGCCTCTGCCCGGCCCTGATCAAGTTCCATCTCACCCCCGGGCGGCACAGGGCCAGATTCAGAGTTGGCAAAGAAAAACACCCCGCTAGTTTTCAGTCAATCGGCAAAACGCCAGCGTGGCCAAATAATTGCCTCTGGAATCAGGCAGACCCGGGTTCGAGGTTCTGCTCCCGGTGCTCGCGGGCAACGGCGCCCAGCAGGTGCAAGACGCCTGCCTCCCCCAGAGATGGGGGTTCTTTCAACGTGGGGAGGGGTATGTGGGGGACCGGGGCTGCGGTCCCGCGTGGCCTCGGGTGAACGGGCGGGGGACCCCGGCGCCGCCCGCTCTTCGCGCCCCCAGCCCTGGTGACCCCGCGGCCACCACCTCTGCCTCCCGAAGGCCACGCTGGGAGACAGACATAAAAAGCAcgtaataaaaataacattcgTCACCGAGATAGGACGAATAATTACAATAGTTATCTTTTGCGAAACTCCCTTCTCGGAAAGAAAAATGTCATTTTCCTTATATCGCGGGGACTTAAGTTAAAcaccttcccccgcccccacctgctGCTTCTCTGAATTCAAAGGAAAAACCCCAAACGGAGCAGGGAGGGGGGGCGGCCTGACGCGGCTTCACCTGGCACGGCGGGAGGTGGCGTGGCAGCCCCGGGGTCCCCAAGAGCCAAGGAAGGGGGTCCCGGGCTCCGGATCCCTGAGACCCAGCGCGGCGGGCGTCCAGCTGGGCGGTGGCGCCCCGTCTTCCCGTCACGCCCCCAGCCCCCCCCGGGGTCCCCCCCACGCCCCCCCAGGGCCCCCCTCACAGATGTAGCAGTACTCGTGCCCCCCCCCAGGGTCCCCCCCAAACCCCCCCAGGGCCCCGCTCACAGATGTAGCAGTACTCGTGACCCCCCACTCCCCCGGTGCCCCCCAGGGtccccccccacgcccccccaGGGCCCCGCTCACAGATGTAGCAGTACTCGTGACCCCCCACTCCCCCGGTCCCCCCCCAGGGTCCCCCCCACGCCCCCCCAGGGCCCCGCTCACAGATGTAGTAGTACTCGTGCCCCCCCCAGGGTCCCCCCCACGCCCCGCCAGGGCCCCGCTCACAGATGTAGCAGTACTCGTGACCCCCCACTCCCCCGGTGCCCCCCAGGGtccccccccacgcccccccaGGGCCCCGCTCCCAGATGTAGTAGTCCTCGTGcccccccagggccccccacgccccccaggGCCCTGCTCACAGATGCAGTAGTACTTGTGCCCCCCCAGggcccccccacgccccccaggGCCCCGCTCACAGATGCAGTAGTACTCGTGCCCCTCCCCAGGGTCCCCCCCAAACCCCCCCAGGGCCCCGCTCACAGATGTAGTAGTACTCGTGCCCCCCCAGggcccccccacgccccccaggGCCCCGCTCACAGATGTAGCAGTACTCGTGACCCCCCACTCCCCCGGTCCCCCCCCAGGGTCCCCCCCACGCCCCCCCAGGGCCCCGCTCACAGATGTAGTAGTACTCGTGCCCCCCCAGGGCCCCCCCACGCCCCCCCAAGGCCCCGCTCACAGATGCAGTAGTACTCGTGCCCCCCCAGGGTCCCCCCCAAACCCCCCAGGGCCCCGCTCACAGATGTAGTAGTACTCGTGGCCGGGGCGGAACTCGAAGCCGAGCGAGAAGGGCGTGAAGAGCTGGAACTTCTCCGAGAAGCGCAGCGGGCCCCCGGGCGCCGCCGGCCGGTTGCACTCCCAGCGCTTGAAGCCGCGCTGCCGGTGGTCGCAGGACGCGTGGCCCTCGCCGTTGACCATGTAGAGCACGTAGCGCTCCATGCGCTCGGCCGGGGGCAGCGGCGGCCCGTAGTGCGGGCAGTAGATGTCCAGGTAGTCGTTGATGCTCACCTCCACCGCGTagccgcccgcgcccgccgcgcccgcgTGGAACCTGCGCGGGGGGCGCGTCAGGGCGGGCACCGCATCAGGGCGGGCGCCGCGGGCTGGGCCCGGGCCGGGGTCCCGGGACGTCGCAAGGGGCGAGCGCCCGGTGCCGccagcggggtgggggggaccTCTGCCCGGGAGCCCCTCGCCTGCGCGTCGTCCAGGgcgcctcctccaggcagccctccTTCTTTCACGGCCCCCCGAGCTGAGAGCACCCAGCGGTGCTCCCTGCACCCCCGCCCTAGCTCCCTGCGCCCCAGACTTGCAGGCgcggggtggagggggtggcCTGGCTGGGAGGTGCCGGGGGTACCCCCAGCTGCCCCGTCCCTGCCGGGGGCCCCACAAATCGCCGCCCCGCCCGGACCCCCTCTCCCGACTTGGCCCCTGCACCCCTGCCCAGCAGGCGCCCCCTTGGGGAGCGCCCCCAGCCTCCGCCGTGAGGACAGAGGTCACATGACGGGGATCGGGCACCCCCTCTGCCAGCCGCGCCGCGGGCTACCGCCCAGGAACACTCAGCCCTCCAGACGGGTCCCCAGGTCCCTGTCACAGACCGCGGGGACCCCCGAGGGGGGCTGGTTAGCACATCAAAGGCCTGGCTGAGGGCAGGGGGCTCCCCACgtgcccccacctcccccctctcTGCACAagggagggaaactgaggcacagtgaacGCCGGCAGCCACAAAGGTGCAGGCCGCCCCGTGTCCCCCTGACCCCATGGCACTGCACCCATCGTGCCACCCACCCCTGGCCTGCGGGGGCAGCGTGTCACGGGACCCCCCGTGCCAGCTGCACTAATCGGCACAGCAGGCAGAGAGGGGGCGGCCGGGTTGTCAGATGGCGTCGGCCCGGCCCCCCGCCGCCTCCGAGATGCTGCACCCGGCAGGGCCAGGACCCCCGGGCCCAAGATGGGGGCTTGGAAGGTGGCAGCCCCTCCCCATGACTGCTTTGGTTTCCCCACAGGCCTCGGGGGCACGCCAAGGGGTCACCAAAGAATAGGCCGAGGGGGCCGGCGGGTGTGGGCTCACCCCCCACCCTTTCCCCGCTGCGTTGGGTTTGTCCACGGACAGGAGCTCACCCCGTCCGTCATTCCACGTGTGTACAGTGAGTCTGTCCAGCCAGACCCACGGACAGACCTTCCCGGGGCCACGGGAACGAGATCCGGGACTCGGCCCCGGGTTTGAGCAACAGGCGCCGTCCCCGAGGCCGCCGGGCGCGCAAGCGGTGGGCGCCCCAGAGGTGCAGGGCGGCCCAGGCCCGGCCGGGCTCCGGGCAGGCATTTGTGTTGTCCCCAGGCCCGCAGTCGAGCGCCCGCCGCCACGCACTGGCGCCCCAGCTGCGTGGCCcgtgggcctcggtttcccctccCGTTCCTGGGGTGACGCCCGGGGATCCGGCCGGCCGGAAGGAGGAAGCAGGCCGCTCCTGCCGCACCCCAGGGCCCCGGCACGGGCCCCCTGACGTCGTCGCCTTCCCACCTTACCCGGTTCCCCGTCTGGCCCTCAGTCCTGCACGTTGTGTTTGTTGATCGAACAAGCGACTTCAAAAGGCTAAGGGGTCGAGGACTTTGAAAGGCCTGGGTCACAGGGAGCTGCGGGCGGCCCCAGGTGGAGGGCGGGGACCTGGGGCAGGTGAGTCCCCGGGAGGCCCCCGCCCCAAGGTGGCTGGCGAGGGGGGCGGGGACGCCCGCACGGGGGTCGCGGCCGTGGGCTCCTCCGTCTGCTGCGCACGCGCCGGGGCTCGGGGGGCGCGCCCGGGACGGGGCTTCTCCCCAGCGGGGTGACGGCCGCCTCGGGCTCAGCTGGGGGCTCCCACCTCCTGCCTCAGCACCCCCAGCGCCCGCCCCCTTCCTCCACCTGCCCGGGGGGCCGGcgtccacccccagccccctcgGCCTTGGCCGTCAGGGCCCCCCACCCTCCCGGGGCACCCCGGCCCGCACCCcccaccgcccctcccccacagccacCCGGCCAGCAGCTAATTAGCTCCAATCGGGAGACTGTCAACTCATTAGATGCTAATAGCAAAGCAACTAATTAGGAGGCCCACCCGAAACCGGGGTGGGGACGGGCTGTGCCGCCCTCccagaaaggaaactgaggctgggggggtggggggcaggccaGGGCCCCGTGGGGCGGGAGGTGGGGGTCAGAGGCTCCTGCCGAGTCCCCAGGGAAGAGGGTCTGTGGTGGGGCAGGGCACGCCCAGCCTCCCagcccccccccagccaggccccTGGGACCTCATTGTCCAGGGTCCACCCCGCAGCTTTCCGAGGGGCTGGGGAGACATCCCCCCCATCTGCTGCCCAGGGACCGGGTGGGACGTCGGGAAAAAACCCACCCTGAGACGCAGGGGAGCTGCAGAGAGGCCTAAGAAAGGAAAACTGGCCTTCTGGGTACAGGAGGGTAAACTGAGGCAGGGGCCCCTGAGCTGGAACAAGAGATAAGAACGGGGGCGAAGGGGACCGGGCAGCAGCTGTCCTCCTCGGCCAGCCCCGGGCGCAGCTGATTTTGGGGATCGGGGACCCCGGAGTGAGGCTTTCTCTCGCGGGGTCTCGGCCGCTCTGACTGGGAAATGGGGGCTCACAGGCGAGTGTGTGGGGGGCGAAGGCCCTCGAGGCCGAGGTCCCCAGGTCAgccggggaaaccgaggcacggcAGCTGAGCCCCTGGCCGGGGCCCCTGATGCCGCTGACGGCAGGGCTGGCGAGGGGGTGACCCCCCCGCGGGCCGTAGAGTCTAAGGTCTGACAGAGGGTCAGAGAAAACCCCGTGGGCGCAAAGGGGGTCGGTCAGGGGACAACGCTGGGCGCGAGGGGCTGGGCGCGGGGCGAGAGCGACCCCCGGGACGCAGGGATGGACGCGCCCCCGGGGGGCCAGGGGGACGGGGGTCGGGGGCTCAGGGTCAAGTCCACCGTGTCCATGCCTGAGTGGTTGCACAGAGGGGCCCGCCACCCGCCGTGCCCCAGGGACCCCGGATTGAGGGAGGGCTGGGGCCCCGGGAACCCCAGCCCCGCGGCGCGGGGTCTCATGCCTGCCCCCTCCCGCCCCTGCGGACCCCACCGTGGCCGTCACTGGGGACCTGGGGGGTGGCGGCTGCCAGAGCCCCCGTCTCGCCCACAGAGGCCGCCTCGGTTTCCCCCACCGAGCCCCTGGTCCCGCCGTGCCCGCCTGCCCCCGCCTCGCTCGCCAAGCCCCCCGTGCGGGCGCGAGCTCCCTTTCACCGACACAAAAACCCTCCCGCGGCAAAACGAGGCATCGCCCCTTCAAAGCCTGCTCCCCCAGAGGCCTGAGCAGGCGGGGGGCCCGAGCGCCCCGACACCCCGCTGGGCCCCAGGCGACGTTTTCCCCCTGGGTGCTTGGGCAGGAGCCGCCGCCACTGAGCTCCCAGGCGTGGGGGGTCTGGGGAGAGCGGCCGCGGCCGAGCGCCCCTACCCGGCCGGCACGGTCGGCCCATGGGCTGCGGGAGTCCAGGGGCCGGGCGCGGGCCCTCGGGGCGTCCCTCATCAGCCCCTGGATGCATCACCCAGAACGGACCGCCCGGTGTGAGGACGGGGGACCGGGCGGCGAGTGGGCTGGGGCGCCGGGAGGGACCTTTCCGGGGCCGCAGCCAGCCCCGCGGAGACCCCGGACAAAGCCGGACCGAGCGGCACACGCGTGCACCACGGGCACACACGCGCTGGCAGAGCCGCCTGCACAATGGAGACGCGTGCCCAACGGAGACACGCGCGCACACCCGAGCTGCGCTTGCACAATGGAGACACGCGTGCACGACGGAGACGTGTGCGCAAAACACGCGTGCACGACGGAGACACACGGACACACGGACAGCACGCGTGCCAACACGCACACGCAGATGCACGCATGTCCCCACAGGCGTGTCCGTGAGCTCCACACACCAACATGTGAGTGCTCCTGAGACCAGGCAGGCTCACGCACATGTGTGTGCAATCCACGCACAGGCACCCGTGGGCACCGGCCCTGAGGCCCATGCCTCACGGGGGACCCAGAGCCCTCCCGGAGCCAGCGCCCGGCTCACGGAGGCAAACGCGCGGCGGCCACACGGGCCAACACGCACTGCGGCCCCGCGCGGCTCGCGCAGGCGCCCCCTTCACGGACACGGGACCACCGCGCAGGCCCCCTCGCGGCCCCCCCCGTGCGGCCCTGAGGCCAGCCCGGCAAGGGGGAGCCCGGCCGGGATTGCGCCAGGGACCCCGGcccggggaggggaggtgggcgcGGGGCTCCTGGGCACGCACGCGTGTGGGGAGGATGTGACGCGATCGCCTGGCGGGCGGGAGGGTGGACGCCCGCAGGCCCGTGACAGCATGGCCCCCACCGCCCTCTCGGTGTCCCCCGAGGCCGGGGGCCCACCTGTCCCCACCCCTCGTCCTCTGCGTCGCCGCCATCACCGGTCTCTCCGTCTCCCGCCTCGCGCCCGGGCCTGGTGGCCGCCCCTGGGTCCCTTGGCCGCCGCCACCCGCTCCAGCTCCCCGTCACCCAGGGCGGGTGCAGCCGCCCCTCGGCCCCCACGTCTCCTGCGGGGACCCAGGCTGCTTTTCGCAGAGCCCCCAACCTACGGGTCAGAGGAGACCTGAGGCTGCACCCAGCCCGGCTCCTGGAGGCCAGTGGGCTCTGGACACTCGGGGACCCTCGCTGCCCACCAGGAATGCCTCGAAGAATGGGGCAGAGGGGGGTCCCCGGGGCCAGGGCTGGCGAGGGCACCCGCGGGCACGGGGTGAGCGACAGGAGGGGGCGAGGGGCCACTGAGTCGGCACCGG
Protein-coding regions in this window:
- the EFNA2 gene encoding ephrin-A2 translates to MAPAPLRPLLPLLLLLLPPPPPPSARAEDAARAASDRYAVYWNRSNPRFHAGAAGAGGYAVEVSINDYLDIYCPHYGPPLPPAERMERYVLYMVNGEGHASCDHRQRGFKRWECNRPAAPGGPLRFSEKFQLFTPFSLGFEFRPGHEYYYISATPPNAVDRPCLRLKVYVRPTNETLYEAPEPVFTSNSSCSGLAGGRLLLSSVPMLWTLLGS